In Aggregatibacter sp. 2125159857, one DNA window encodes the following:
- the rsmB gene encoding 16S rRNA (cytosine(967)-C(5))-methyltransferase RsmB, protein MENQRSSKKTPPKTTALSTRAMAAKVILQVLDEGKSLSTLIPEAQSSVKAQDFPLLQEICFGVCRVLPRLEQIIKRLVDKPLKGKTRIVHCLLLVGLYQLLYMRVPAHAAVDEVVNATKSLKSDSFRGLVNGVLRRFLREQEDILAIVDKHWQTLHPDWFVNKLKKVYPNWREIIGANNQKPPMWLRVNTQKNSLETYRTLLSAQQMETQVTSHPQALGLTQPTAVQNLPLFAEGGVTVQDLHAQWAALLLQPQNHEVILDACAAPGGKTTHILELAPQADVMALDVEENRLQRVKENLARMQQQATIVCGDAANPQAWLDKLGKSAVRFDRILLDAPCSATGVIRRHPDIKWLRKEADIEQLVALQGQILDALWHYLKPNGVLLYATCSVLAEENAQQIERFLQKTPDAQLAALDLPPDVLAHNQSAVGFQFIPQIDGGDGFYYAKLVKRQG, encoded by the coding sequence ATGGAAAATCAACGCTCCTCTAAAAAAACACCGCCAAAAACCACCGCACTTTCGACACGAGCGATGGCGGCGAAAGTGATTTTGCAAGTATTGGATGAAGGGAAATCCTTGTCCACGTTAATACCGGAAGCGCAATCTTCGGTGAAAGCGCAAGATTTCCCCTTGTTGCAAGAAATTTGTTTCGGCGTATGTCGCGTCTTGCCTCGTTTGGAACAAATTATTAAGCGTCTTGTGGATAAGCCGCTTAAAGGCAAAACGCGTATTGTGCATTGTTTGTTGTTGGTCGGTTTATATCAGCTGCTTTATATGCGTGTGCCAGCGCATGCTGCGGTAGATGAAGTCGTGAATGCAACGAAATCTTTAAAATCCGACAGCTTTCGTGGTTTGGTGAATGGGGTGCTGCGTCGATTTTTGCGTGAACAAGAGGATATTCTTGCGATTGTGGATAAACATTGGCAAACGCTGCATCCCGATTGGTTTGTGAATAAACTGAAAAAGGTTTATCCGAACTGGCGTGAGATCATTGGCGCCAATAATCAAAAGCCACCAATGTGGTTGCGGGTGAATACGCAAAAAAACAGCTTGGAAACTTACCGCACTTTATTATCGGCGCAGCAGATGGAAACGCAGGTGACGTCTCATCCGCAGGCGCTGGGGTTAACTCAGCCGACAGCCGTGCAAAATTTACCGTTGTTTGCCGAAGGTGGTGTGACAGTCCAAGATCTTCATGCGCAATGGGCTGCGTTATTATTACAGCCACAAAATCATGAGGTTATTTTAGATGCCTGTGCGGCACCGGGCGGCAAAACCACCCATATTTTAGAATTGGCGCCGCAGGCTGATGTGATGGCGTTGGATGTGGAAGAAAACCGTTTACAACGGGTGAAAGAAAATTTAGCACGCATGCAGCAACAGGCGACTATCGTGTGTGGCGACGCAGCGAATCCACAAGCATGGCTAGATAAATTGGGTAAAAGTGCGGTGCGTTTTGACCGCATTTTATTAGATGCACCTTGTTCTGCCACCGGGGTAATTCGCCGTCATCCTGATATTAAATGGTTACGTAAAGAGGCTGATATCGAGCAGTTAGTCGCTTTGCAAGGGCAGATTTTGGATGCATTGTGGCATTATTTAAAACCCAACGGGGTGTTGTTATATGCCACTTGTTCTGTGCTTGCGGAAGAAAATGCGCAGCAAATTGAGCGCTTTTTGCAAAAGACGCCGGACGCACAATTGGCGGCACTAGATCTGCCGCCTGATGTGCTGGCGCACAATCAAAGTGCGGTCGGTTTTCAGTTTATTCCACAAATTGACGGTGGCGATGGCTTTTATTATGCGAAATTGGTAAAACGTCAGGGCTAA